The following nucleotide sequence is from Polyangiaceae bacterium.
TGCTGGGCGTGAAGATTGGCCCCAGCCCGCTGTGGCTGCAGTGGCGCCTCCAGAGCCTCGGCATTCGTCCCATTTCCAACGTGGTGGACATCACGAACCTGCTCTTGATGGAGTTCGGACAGCCCATGCACGCGTTCGATATGGCGCTGTTGCGTGGCAAGCAGGTGGTCATTCGACGCGCCACGGAGCAAGAGCCGTTCAAGACCCTCGACGGCGTCGAGCGCAAGCTAGCCGCGGATGACCTGGTGATCTGCGACGCAGAGGGCCCCGTCGCCCTCGCCGGCGTGATGGGCGGCGAGAACACGGAAATCCGCACAGATACTCAAGACGTGCTGCTCGAGTGTGCGTACTTCGTGCCGAGCGGCGTGCGCCGCACGAGCCGCCGTCAGGGGCTCTCCACGGAGTCGAGCTATCGCTTCGAGCGCGGCGTCGACTACAGCCAACTTTCGCTGGTGCTCGACCGCGCAACGTCCCTGTTGTGCGAGCTCGCCGGAGGCAGCGCTGTCCCCGGCGCCATCCACGCCAAAGGCGAGCTACCCAAGCTCCCGGAGATTGCACTGCGCCACGCGCGCCAGACGGCGCTCTTGGGCGTCGAGCTCGACTTCAAGCACTCCCTCGAGACACTGCGCCGCTTGGGTCTCGAGGTGCTCGAGTCTGACGCGGATCACGCCAAGGTACGGGGAGCGGCTCATCGTCCAGACATCGGACGCGAAGTGGACCTCATCGAAGAGGTCGCGCGCGTCATCGGCCTAGATAAAATCCCTACGGAATTACCAGCCATCGCCCCGCAGAAGCCGCGTGACCCAGGCCTCGAAGGCAAGCTCTCCGGCGTGGCTGCAGGCATCGGGCTGAGCGAAGCCGTGACTTACGCGTTCGTCTCCGAGCGCGAACTCGACGCCGTGCATGCTCCGAAGGCCGCTGTCCGACTGCTGAATCCCCTCACCGAGGAGCGCAGCGTCCTGCGCACGAGCTTACTCCCGGGCCTGCTCGAGGCGCTGCGGCGCGCCCGACGGCGGGGCGAGCAGAGCCTGAGGCTTTTCAGCGTTGGCCCCATCTTCCTCTCGCCCGTGACCTCTGCTCAAGACGAGACCCGTCAGCGCATTCGACCGCTCAACGCGGAGGACCAGGGGCAACTGCCCGAGGAGCGCAGCAGCTTTGCGGCAGTGCTCGCCGGGCCACGTCCCCAGTACCTCACTGGCAAACCTCAGCGCCACGACGTCTTCGACGCCAAGGGTGCGGCGGTAGAGTTGGTGGAGCGCCTGCTTGGTCGCTCGGTGCAAATCCAAGCCGCTGCGGGCGAGTCCGATACTCAGCACCTGCATCCGCGCGGAGCTGGCTACGTGTTGGTGGAAGGGCACAAGGTAGGCCGCCTTGGACCGCTGCACCCGGAGGTGGTCGACACCTTGGATCTGGATGGCGACGCGCAAGTCATCGAACTCGACATCGTCGCCCTCGAGGCGCTCGGTACTCAGCGTCCCAAATTCAAGCCCATCCCGCGCTTGCCTGCCGTGACTCGCGACGTGGCGTTGGTGGTCGGGGACAGTGTGCAAGCGGGCCAGCTCAAGAGCCTGATCAGCGAAGCTGCCGGTGAGCTTTGCGAGTCCGTGGAGCTCTTCGATAGCTTCGTCGGCGGCGACCTGCCGGCTGGACATCGTTCGCTGGCGTTCCGCGTGGTGTATCGCGATCCCAAGGCCGCGCTCGATCCAGACAACGCACGCACGCTGACCGACAAGGAAGTGGACAAGGCGCACACTCGCGCCGTGCAACAAGCCGAGAAGGCCGTCGGAGCGACGCTACGCGCGTGACTGACGTCGCTGACTCCGGTGTGGCGACGCTGGGCCTCGGGGGACCACCGGGGTCTAGGGACGCTACCATTCCACACGGTAACGGATGTGGTGCACCTCGTCGTCTGCGGCGTGCCGTCCTCGTCTGTTCGGTGCTCGGATTTATTTTGGGTGAGGCGCTCCCCGCCACAGCGCAACCCGCCACCAAACCAACGTCTCCCGCGGACGCCAGCGCGCCCTCACCCCCGAAAAAAGCCGATAAAGCGCAGGCAGACGCTGATACGGATGAGGATGAAGACGACGAGGGCGAAGAACCCAAAGCGGGAGCGGCGGACGCCGACGCGACTGACGATGATGAGGATGAAGACGAGGACGACTTCCCTCAGGCCAAGAAGAAGAAGAGCGTCGAGGAGCTGGATCAGGATCTGAAGCTCGTCGGTAGCGGCAAAGAACCGCCTGAACCTCATGCCGGCGATCAACAGCCCGGCAGCGTTCCAGAGTCTCCGCCACTCGAGTCGGTGAAGACCCTGGAAATCGGACCGCTGGTTGGCCTCAACCTGCGTAGCGGCGACAGCGACCGCTTGAGCTACTCGCCGGCGCTTGCCTGGGGTGGCTACTTGCGGACGAACCTGGTGAGCTTCCTCGCTGCGCGCTTGAGCTACATCAACGCGACCCATGAGGTCGACGGCAAACCGCTCGTGGATGGCGCCGAGAGCGGCAGCTACGACGATGTGTCGAGCTTTTCACTGCGCTTCACCCTCGAACCAACCTGGCGCTCAGGTGACCTGCGGGCCTTTGGTGTGCTGGGTGTTGGCTGGGGCAAGCTGAGGGTCGATCACGTCAATGCGGAGGACGGCTTCCACGTTGGAGCAAGCCAGGCAGGCGTGTTCATCGAGTATCCGCTCGGAATCGGTGCGAGCTATGACCTGCTCGACGGTTGGCTGACGCTGGGGCTCTTGTACACGTTCTCTCTGCACAGCAAGGTGACCGGCGACATCTACCAAAGCAACCGTGGTGTGACCCAAGACGGTCAGCGAGTGACGTTGGGTGGATTGCCCAAGCTCGACTACTCCCAGCTGATCGCGCTCACCGTCGCAGCGTCATTTTAGTTCGCAGCACGCTGTTTAGTCCGCAGCACGCTGTGGGGCGGGGCGGGCGAACAAAGCAGAAACGGCGCCTCGCGGGCGCCGTTTCTTTGCGGATACGTCTTGGCTCAGGCCTTGGGGCCCGCTGCCTTGACGTCGTCCGTCGCTTGGTCAGCGAACTTCTTGAAGTTCTCTTGGAAGAGACCTGCGAGGTGCTTGGCCTTCGCGTCGTATGCTGCCTTGTCGGCCCAGGTGTTGCGAGGCTGCAGCACCTCGGCAGGCACGCCAGGCACGGCCTCCGGGATCCCGACGCCGAACACTGGATCGGGCGTCGTCTTCACGTCCTTGAGCTTGCCTTCGAGGGCAGCGCTCACCATCGCTCGGGTGTGCTGAATGCTCATGCGCTTGCCGGTGCCGTAAGGGCCACCAGTCCAGCCAGTGTTGACGAGCCACACGGCTGCGCCGCTCTTCTCGAGCTTCTCGCCGAGCATCTTGGCGTAGACCGTGGGATGCATCGGGAGGAAGGGCCCACCGAAGCACGCGCTGAACGTCGCCTGTGGCTCCGTCACACCGCGCTCGGTACCCGCAACCTTAGCGGTGTAGCCCGAGATGAAGTGGTACATCGCCTGGGCCGGCGTGAGGCGCGCGATGGGCGGCAGAACGCCGTAAGCATCCGCGGTGAGCATGATCACGTTCTTCGGGTGACCACCGGCAACGCCGCTCTGCGAGGCATTGCGGATGCGGCCGAGCATGTACGCGGCGCGCGTGTTCTCCGTGAGGTCCGCGGAGTCGAGATCGAGCTCGCGCGTCCACTCATCCATCACCACGTTCTCGAGGATCGTCGCGTAGGAGTGAACCGCCTGCCAGATGTCTGGCTCCGCCTCTTGAGAGAGCCGGATGGCCTTGGCGTAGCAGCCGCCTTCGAAGTTGAAGACGCAGTCATCAGCCCAGCCGTGCTCGTCGTCACCAATCAGCTCACGTGCGGGATCCGCAGACAGCGTGGTCTTGCCGGTACCGCTGAGACCGAAGAAGACCGCTGAGTCACCGTTCGGCCCGACGTTCACGGAAGCGTGCATCGGAAACACGCCCTTGAGCGGCAAGAGGTAGTTGAGCACGCTGAACACGCTCTTCTTGATCTCGCCGGCGTAGGCAGTGCCGCCAATCAAGCAGAGCTTCTTGTCGTAGTTCACGATCACGAAGGCTTCGCTGTGCGTGCCGTCAATCGTGGGGTCCGCCTTGAACTCGGGTGCGTGAAGCACGGTGAACTGGGGGAGATGCCTGGCGCGCTCTTCTTTGGTGGGGCGCAGGAACATGGTGCGCGCGAACAGCGAGTGAACGGCGCTGGTGCTGACGACGCGCAGGTCGAGCGCGTGATCTTTGGCGGCGCCACCACGGCAGTCTTGAACGTAGAGCTCTTTGCCCTGCATGTACGCGGACAGACGGGCGTGGAGCAGGTCGAACTTGGTCGCCTCGAACTCACGGTTGACCTTGCCCCAGTCGATCTTCTCGCCACTGAAAGACTCGCGAACGATGAACTTGTCGTTGGGCGAGCGTCCCGTGTACTTGCCAGTGTTGACCACGATGGCGCCCGCTGCGCTGACGTGACCTTCACCACGACGAACCGCCTCTTCGAGCAGCACGCTGCGAGAGAGGTTCCAGTACACACGCTTTGCGTTGACGATGCCGTGGTTCTCGAGGCCGTACTCGCTACGGACCGGGCCAAGATGCTCCATGTGACTTCCTCCGAGCGGATACGGTGCGTGAGGGCGGCATGTGGAAGCCAGTCTTCACGGCGATCCGCAATCTGACGCCGCTGGCGTCATCGAACGTTGTAAGTGGCCTAGCTCGCCTGCTTCCGTAGCTAAACTCTCGTTCAGCTGCGGTGGTGCTGCACGGAGCAGCGGGAGAGGTGGTGAACCAGACGCGGCCTCCGTGTAGCCGCCGGCAGGCTCCCGTGCAAGCTGGATGCGGTGAGGTGTTGAGGGAACCTGCAGTCTTCAGTTTGGCGCGCCAAGACAGCACCCTCAAGCCAGCCCCAGAAAGTGCGCGCCGTGGACACCGATGGCGCGCGCCTACCCCGCACCTAGGCCCCACAAGTGAGGCTCGCTGGTGAACCCCGCACAATTGTCGCGCCAGCGCGTAAAGGAAGAAAACGCCCGCCTCCAAAGGAAACAGGCAGCGTGCGCGCGCAGCCGCCCTAAAGAAAGCTGCGGCTACTCCCGCGCACCGGCGCGAAGCGCGGATCGTTATCGGAGCGTTTACAACCCGTCGTGGATGGTGTTTGGTTTAGCAAACCCGCGGTTCTCCAAAGCAGCGCTGCGGTATCCCGTGGTGCCGCGCGCTCCTACCAACGTTCTCTGCGCGCCTCGGCAACAAGCCTGATCCTTCGTGGAAAACGGGGAACAAGTGCCGCGAGCGCTGCCCCTCCGAGACTCCCTGCGCTATGGCTTCGCCTTTCGCATGACCGATCCCTCCCCCCTCTTGGGGCGCTACCGTTTCCAGCAGTCGCTCGCCTCCTCAGGCAAGAGCGCATCCTGGATCGCGCGCGATGAGGAGACAGGACAACGAGTAGTCGTTGGCAGCCTCCCGATCCCTCGGGCTCGGACCCTCGTTCCACTCGTCGGCTACGACAACCCGCATCTGGCCCGAGTCCATCACGTGCTGGATGACGCGGATCCTCGAGAGCTGCCGCGCGGCCTCGACCTCTCCACACAAGCGCTGGTCGTCGCTGAACACATCTCTGGGCGCACGCTGCATCAGCGGGTCGAAACCGCCTCCATTCCCACCCCCCGCGCGGTGAACTGGATGATGCGGCTCGCACGCGCACTCAAAGAAATCCATGGCCGCCAGGCGGTGCTCGGTGCCGTGAGCCCGCGGAGCGTGGTGGTCGTGCGCGACGGTGTGGTGCCAGTGTTCACCCACTTGATGGCCCCGCCGAGCGGCGCCTTTTGCTCTCCGCCACGCGTGCAAGGCGGAGGTCCCAGCGCAGAAGACGACGTGTGGGCACTCACCTGTTTGCTCTACCTGGCAATCGCTCGCGCCCAGCCATTTCGTGGTGGCAGCCGCGACGCGTTGGCGCAGTCGATCCTCAACGCGGAGTATAATCCGCTCTCGTCTCGTGGAGTAGACGACCCTCGACTGGACAGCATCATCGCGACCGGTTTCCAACTAGACGGCTCCGGACAAAGCGCCTCGGAGCTCGAGCTAGCGCTGGTCGAATGGATTCGGCGAGGTGCAGATCTTGACGAACCCCGAGTGTCCACACGGCCTCCGCCGGCCGTCACCATAGACCCCGCGTTTCCTCCCGGAACTCAACCAGCGGCTCGACCTGCCTCGAGCGCGCCTCGCGCGTCCTCGGTCGCACCTCAGGAGTCGGTCAAGCCACCGCGCCTCGAACCGATGAGCGCGCCACTCGAGCGATACGCCCCGATCTCCTTCACCGATGAGGCGACCGCGCCGGCACTCCCGACGGACATCGCGAAACTCGCCAAGGCGGCGCGACCGAGTTCGGAGATGCCCGCCGTGACTGACCCCGGTCCAACACCAATGGCTCCGGTGGCCGTGGCACCCGCGAGCGCTCCTCCGGAAGCCTGGGATGATCACACCGCGCCTGCGCTACCATCGGATATCCGGCAGCTCGCCGAGGCTCATGCAGCGCTCGCGGCCGGCGAACAGGCGCTCCGCGACGCAGCCCGGAGCGCCGAACACCCGCGCTTCGAAGCGCTCCCAGGGGAGGAGACGTCGCCAGCGATCCCCAGCGCTCGACCCGCGTATTCCTTTGAGGACGCGGAAGAGCAGTCTCCGCTACCCAGCGCTCGCCCCAGCTACTCGAACTCCGACGCAGAGGAAGAGACTGGACGCTTCACGGCGGACGACCTGCGTGAGCTAAGGCTCATGCCTCCCGCCCCAGGTGCAACCAACGCCGAGCAGCTTCCAGAGTCCGGCGAACCACCGCCCCCCGAGCCTGGTCTGCATCCGCCAACCATCGTGATCAACGAGCAGGCTGAGCAGTTTCGGCGCCGGATGGATACCCTGCCCCCATCCGGACAGATCTCTCAAGCGGACATCCAGACTCAGGTGAAGCGCGCCGCAAAGCCGCCCAAGCGCACGGCGCCAGCGCTAATGATGCTGTTGCTCGCCGCTCTAGTGGCAGCAGGCACCATCGCCTTGCTGCTCATGCGCAGCAAAACCGCGCCATCTCCCTCCCCTTCCGTGGCTTCCACAGCGAAGCCTGTTGCGCCACCCACCCCACCAAGCGCCGAGGTGGCGCCTGCGGTCACGGCCTCAACTGAGCCAGCCTCCACATCGCAGCCGAGCCCCGCATCGCAGCCAGTGTCGCCAGCAGACCTAGCGACCTGCGCCGCCAACCATTTCCCCGAGGGAACGTTTGGCGCGGGTGAACCGAGCATCGCCACACTGTGCACAGATCACGACCCACGACGCTTGGCGAAGGAGTTCCACCGCAGAATCGTCGTTGGAGGACAGGGTCAGATAAGCCCCGGAATGCGCGAGTGGTCGCTGTTGTCGTGGTATGAACTCGCAGCGCTTGCGACCATCGTGGGCGACTGCTGTCCTGATGCGAAGATCGAGCTCCCCGAAGCCGCCGTCTGCGAGCCTCTGGCAACGAGCCTGTCTCGGGTCGCCAAGGACAAGGACGACGCGTCAATCGACAACTTGGAGACCCAGATCGCCTGCCTCTACGAGAGGCAGGCGCCGCGCCCCTACCGCTACGCGAACCGCCCGGATTCCGGCAACAAGACGGCGATCAAGCAGTTCCTGGAGCGAGCCCGAAAGCGCTGAACGTCAGCCCGCTACCGGGTCGAGTTCCTTGTAGCCGTGCGCACGCACGAAGTTGATGTGCACGCCGCGACAGGTCGAATCGAACTTGCACTCCTTACAGCGCCTGCTCTTCGTGTAGTAGCGGTCTGCGATGTAGCGCTTGGTGTACTTCGTCATGTCGATGCGCGCGTCAGCACCAAGCATTGCTGCGTCCAGATGCGTCGCGACGGCACGCGGTTCGCGTCCCAATATGCAGGCAGGAACATTTTCCACCGGGATATTTGTTGGCAACCCAGACAACACCTCACGGAGAGGGACGTCACTCCTGAGCTGCTCAGTCACCCGATCGTAGTTTGGTTGCTCCAAGCCGAGCCGGGGGTCGTCGGCATGCTCATCGATGATCGCGCGAGTTTGTTGGGTGAGGGCGACGCACACCTCGAAGGCGCCCTCGAGCCCGAACAATAGCTTCGCCTGAGCTGGTGTATTCGCGTAGCAGCGCCCGAGCACCAGATCTGCAAAGCGATCGCCTTCGAGCGCTTCGTCGAGACCGGTATAGTTCTCCAGCTCGAGATAGAGCGTCGGTGCTTCGGTGAAGTTCGCGCGCTGGTCCTGAATGAGCTGGACCGCGCCTTCGACACTGGGCGCGACGACGCGCAGCGCTGCCGCTTGCGGGAGCTGCCCAGACACCGGCGCCGGGGCTACCAATCGCAACTCGTCCACGTGCTCGTGTTGCCGCTCCGCTAGCGCGTCATCGAGGCCGTCGCAGAGCTGGTTCAGGTAGCAGTAGTGACACCGCTCCGGCTGCCTACAGCTCAGCTTGCGTCCGATGCTCAGGTACTTGTCAAACTCCTCCCTGCGCCCTCGGACTTCATCGTTCATCTTGTAAGGGTCCTGGATCAGCTCCTCGAATCCCTCGGTGAACGGCGGCGGAAAGCGATTGAGCCAGATATGGACGTCTGGACGCCTCGAGTACTCAAACGCACGCTGAAGTGCTTCCTCATTTCCCTCGAGATCGTAGAAGAGATGCTCCTTCGCTGGCCCCCAAGCATTTCCGAATGGAATAATATGAAGCAGGTCGAATTCCTTGACGCCCCATGAGATGAAAGTCTCCAGCATCTCCGGCAGGTGCTTCACGTTCTGCTTGTTGATGACGATGTCGACATTGACGATGAACCGTCCGGAGGCGAGCGCGGCTTTTAGCCCAGCGGTCTCCTGCACGAACGCCCCCGGTGTCGCAACCAGGGCGTCGTGGATCTTCGCGTTGTGGCCGTGGAGC
It contains:
- a CDS encoding phenylalanine--tRNA ligase subunit beta is translated as MRISLRWLQQLVPGLQASATELGERLTASGLELDGIERVGEGLEAVRVAEVRRIEPHPSRDKLRLVTVSLGEREQTVVCGASNVPDPGGLVVLASIGTHLPAVNMTLEPRPIGGVVSEGMLCSEKELGLAEESEGILILPAGLKPGTPLPEALPECQDWILEVSITPNRPDALGHVGVAREVAALYDLEWQFPPAATPERIANQDLSALVRIDNQDTERCPHYGARAVLGVKIGPSPLWLQWRLQSLGIRPISNVVDITNLLLMEFGQPMHAFDMALLRGKQVVIRRATEQEPFKTLDGVERKLAADDLVICDAEGPVALAGVMGGENTEIRTDTQDVLLECAYFVPSGVRRTSRRQGLSTESSYRFERGVDYSQLSLVLDRATSLLCELAGGSAVPGAIHAKGELPKLPEIALRHARQTALLGVELDFKHSLETLRRLGLEVLESDADHAKVRGAAHRPDIGREVDLIEEVARVIGLDKIPTELPAIAPQKPRDPGLEGKLSGVAAGIGLSEAVTYAFVSERELDAVHAPKAAVRLLNPLTEERSVLRTSLLPGLLEALRRARRRGEQSLRLFSVGPIFLSPVTSAQDETRQRIRPLNAEDQGQLPEERSSFAAVLAGPRPQYLTGKPQRHDVFDAKGAAVELVERLLGRSVQIQAAAGESDTQHLHPRGAGYVLVEGHKVGRLGPLHPEVVDTLDLDGDAQVIELDIVALEALGTQRPKFKPIPRLPAVTRDVALVVGDSVQAGQLKSLISEAAGELCESVELFDSFVGGDLPAGHRSLAFRVVYRDPKAALDPDNARTLTDKEVDKAHTRAVQQAEKAVGATLRA
- the pckA gene encoding phosphoenolpyruvate carboxykinase (ATP), coding for MEHLGPVRSEYGLENHGIVNAKRVYWNLSRSVLLEEAVRRGEGHVSAAGAIVVNTGKYTGRSPNDKFIVRESFSGEKIDWGKVNREFEATKFDLLHARLSAYMQGKELYVQDCRGGAAKDHALDLRVVSTSAVHSLFARTMFLRPTKEERARHLPQFTVLHAPEFKADPTIDGTHSEAFVIVNYDKKLCLIGGTAYAGEIKKSVFSVLNYLLPLKGVFPMHASVNVGPNGDSAVFFGLSGTGKTTLSADPARELIGDDEHGWADDCVFNFEGGCYAKAIRLSQEAEPDIWQAVHSYATILENVVMDEWTRELDLDSADLTENTRAAYMLGRIRNASQSGVAGGHPKNVIMLTADAYGVLPPIARLTPAQAMYHFISGYTAKVAGTERGVTEPQATFSACFGGPFLPMHPTVYAKMLGEKLEKSGAAVWLVNTGWTGGPYGTGKRMSIQHTRAMVSAALEGKLKDVKTTPDPVFGVGIPEAVPGVPAEVLQPRNTWADKAAYDAKAKHLAGLFQENFKKFADQATDDVKAAGPKA
- a CDS encoding radical SAM protein, which gives rise to MIAEHDAVQPSTLTSAEDELQKVESHEEAAHEKRNWVRLSYDCNNKCTFCLDSLAHVGTMRSNMDVKIQIVEGRKKGASRLILSGGEPTMHPNFLDFVKLGKRAGYPKVQTVTNGRMFAYPDFLDRAAENGLDEITFSLHGHNAKIHDALVATPGAFVQETAGLKAALASGRFIVNVDIVINKQNVKHLPEMLETFISWGVKEFDLLHIIPFGNAWGPAKEHLFYDLEGNEEALQRAFEYSRRPDVHIWLNRFPPPFTEGFEELIQDPYKMNDEVRGRREEFDKYLSIGRKLSCRQPERCHYCYLNQLCDGLDDALAERQHEHVDELRLVAPAPVSGQLPQAAALRVVAPSVEGAVQLIQDQRANFTEAPTLYLELENYTGLDEALEGDRFADLVLGRCYANTPAQAKLLFGLEGAFEVCVALTQQTRAIIDEHADDPRLGLEQPNYDRVTEQLRSDVPLREVLSGLPTNIPVENVPACILGREPRAVATHLDAAMLGADARIDMTKYTKRYIADRYYTKSRRCKECKFDSTCRGVHINFVRAHGYKELDPVAG